The following is a genomic window from Myxococcus fulvus.
GCCTCTCCAAGCTGAGCCACCGCCCGGGGAAGAAGCTCACGGAGACCGGCGCCATCCTGGGCACCGCGGACTACGTCGCGCCCGAGCAGGTCAAGGGGGGAGACGTGGGTGCGTACACGGATGTCTACTCCGTGGGCGTGCTCACGTATGAGCTCGTCACCGGAGCGCCTCCGTTCCAGGCGGACAACACCTTCGCCACCATGCTCCTGCACCTGGAGGCTCCGGTGGAGCCGCCGAGCCTGCGCGTCCCGGAGCTGGGGCTGCCCCCGCGGCTCGATGCGCTGCTGCTGCGGGCCCTGGCGAAGGAGCCACGCGAGCGTCCGTCGATGGCCGGGTTCCGGGCGGAGCTGGAGGCGCTCGTCCTTGGGGCGGATTCGTCCGAGGTGACCGCGGAGCGGGTGACTCCGACGCGGATGCCGCGAGCCGTGTCCCCTCCCCCCGTGCATGACGCGGCGCCGAAGCGGTGGAGATGGGCCGTGGTGGGCGGAGTGCTGGTCGCGCTCGCGGTTGGGGCTGGGTTGATGGGGCGCGGTGCGCCTGCGCCCGCAGTGGCACCCGTGGCCCGCGTGGAAGCGCCGGCTCCGACGCCGCGTCCGGTGGTGCGTGCCCGCATTCCGGTGGTGTCCGTGCCTTCGGGAGCGACCGTGCGCGTTGGAGACCGTGTCCTCGGCGTGACGCCCTTGGAGCTGGACGCAAGCAATGGCCCCTGGCTGTTCGAGCTGGAAGGCCATGCGCCCCTCACCGTGGAGCGCCTCCCGTCGAACGGACGCATCGAGGTGAGCCTGAAGAAGCTTCCCGCCGCACCTGTTTCAGAGCCCCCGGCTTCCAAGCTGAAGAAAGTCCGGGAGCTGAAGCCCAACCCCTTCGATTGAGCAGACAATGCCCCTCCTCCCCAGAGCGACGGCCTTGTTCGTCCTCGCGCTGTCGTTGACCTTGTCGAGCACCGAGTCCTTCGCGGCAAGTGCCTCGTCCCGAGCCGCCGCGAGTCGCGCCTTCGAGCGCGGCACCCGCCTCTACCAGCAGGCTCGCTACGCCGAGGCCGCGGCCTCGTTCGAGGAGGCGAACAAGCACGTCCCCAACGGGGTCGTCCTGTACAACCTGGGCCAGTGCTACGAGAAGCTCGGGGAGTGGGAGAAGGCGCTCGCGTCCTATCGCGAATACCTGCGGCTCGAGCCCAAGGCGAAGGACCGGGAGGCGGTCCAGCAGCGCGTCACGGACCTCGACGCGAAGGCCGCGGCCCTGCGCCGGCCGATGGTGACGGTGGCCAGCGAGCCCGCGGGAGCCCTGGTGCGGCTGGATGGACAGGACAAGGGCCTCACGCCCTGGAGCGAGCCGGTGGAGGTGGGCAGACACCAGCTCGAGCTGGCGTTGCAGGACCACCAGCCGTTGCAGCGGGAGTTGGAGGTCCGCGCGGGCGAGCCGGTCCAATTGCAGCTGGCGCTCACGCGAGTGGCTCCGGCGGAGGTGGCGGAGCTCCCCACGGTCGTCGAGGAAGCGCCATCTCGGGGACGCACCTGGACATGGGTGGCCGCGGGGGCGGCGGGAGTCGCGGCGGCGGGGGCGGTGACGCTCGGACTCATGGCGCGCGCGGACTCCCGGGAGCTGACCACCCGCGAGCACGACCGGGACGACGTCCGGAAGCTGCGCGACTCGGCCAGCAGCAAGTCGAAGACGGCCAACATCTTGTACGGCGTGGCGGGCGTGGCGGGAGCCGCGGGCGTCACCCTCTTCTTCGTCGAGGGGAGCTTCTGACATGCGCTGGACCTGGATTCTGTTGGGAGTGCTCTGGTTGGGATGTTCCGTTCAGCTCACGGGGGTGCCGTGCTCGGACGACCTCCAGTGCCTCGAGACGCAGCGGTGCGGGACGGAAGGCATGTGCCTGGAGGGAGCGAGGACGGAGCAGATGCTCGCCGACTCCTGCCTGGAGGCGGCGGAGGAGATCGCAATCCACGCGAGCAAGTGCTTGAAGGGCACCGTCGAAGGTTTCCGTTCGGTCATCGCCCCCACGACGGCATGTGCCTCCATCGAAGCGAGCGTCGCGGCCGGCAGACAGCGGTTCCTGCCCGAGAAGTTCGGGGAATGCGTGCGCGCGATTCGAGAGAGGGAGTGCGAAGACGTCGACCCCGAGCACCTCGAGCCAGGCAGATTGTTCGAAGGGTGCCCGGCCTTCACCGCGCAAGCCGAGCTGAACAGCGCGTGTGCGAGTAACGCGGACTGCACGAACGGATGGTGCGACCTCGCCTCGGGGTGTCTCGGCCTGTGCCGCGCATATGCCAGCACCGGCGGAGCCTGTACGACGCTGGACGAGTGCGCGCCAGGCTCATACTGCTCCAATGGACTGTGCATTGCAGCGGCGAAGGAAGGCGAGCGCTGCAACGAAACCTTGAAGTGCACATCGGGCTCGAAGCTTGGCTGCGCCGGCAGCGAAGTGTGCGTCAAGCGCAAGGACTCGGGCTCATGCAAAGAAGATTGGGAGTGTCTGGCTGGGTATCAGTGCGTGAGTCTTCTGACCTCCGGCAACAAGGAGTGCCGGCCCACGAAGGCGCATGAAGAGTCGTGCGTCGTAGGCACGGGTGAATGCGGCGTCATCTCATTCTGCGACAAGGATACCAACACCTGTCAGCGATATCCTGGCCCCGGTCAACCGTGTGGCTATCTGACCGACCGCACAGGTGAGCTGGTCAGATGCCTGGACAGCAGATGTGACGTCCACCTTCCAGAAGTTCGTGAAGGAAGGTGCAAGCTGCCCTTCTTCGCCTTGGGAGACAGGTGCGACACGAACGTGGAGTGCGGTCCCGAGAATGCCTGCCGCAATAAAGTCTGCGTCAGACAATGGTGTATCTCGGGCTGAGCTCCGCCAGCCATGGACGTCAGCCTCTCAAAGGACTCAGAAGAGGCTGACGTGCTGATACAGACCGTAACCCGAGTTTCGCTTCATCCACATGAACCGGCGCCC
Proteins encoded in this region:
- a CDS encoding Dickkopf N-terminal cysteine-rich domain-containing protein, whose protein sequence is MLADSCLEAAEEIAIHASKCLKGTVEGFRSVIAPTTACASIEASVAAGRQRFLPEKFGECVRAIRERECEDVDPEHLEPGRLFEGCPAFTAQAELNSACASNADCTNGWCDLASGCLGLCRAYASTGGACTTLDECAPGSYCSNGLCIAAAKEGERCNETLKCTSGSKLGCAGSEVCVKRKDSGSCKEDWECLAGYQCVSLLTSGNKECRPTKAHEESCVVGTGECGVISFCDKDTNTCQRYPGPGQPCGYLTDRTGELVRCLDSRCDVHLPEVREGRCKLPFFALGDRCDTNVECGPENACRNKVCVRQWCISG
- a CDS encoding tetratricopeptide repeat protein, whose amino-acid sequence is MPLLPRATALFVLALSLTLSSTESFAASASSRAAASRAFERGTRLYQQARYAEAAASFEEANKHVPNGVVLYNLGQCYEKLGEWEKALASYREYLRLEPKAKDREAVQQRVTDLDAKAAALRRPMVTVASEPAGALVRLDGQDKGLTPWSEPVEVGRHQLELALQDHQPLQRELEVRAGEPVQLQLALTRVAPAEVAELPTVVEEAPSRGRTWTWVAAGAAGVAAAGAVTLGLMARADSRELTTREHDRDDVRKLRDSASSKSKTANILYGVAGVAGAAGVTLFFVEGSF
- a CDS encoding serine/threonine-protein kinase; this translates as MASPTTMPRCPRCQSEYGEGIGYCPLDGGPLLPMVLEGRYRLLSPLGEGGMGVVYLAEHMGLGKRVAVKVLRGELSRDDTFRQRFEQEAVAASQIGHEHIVDVTDLGRTPGGELYYVMELLKGQSLGAVLKQEHPLPLSRAVHILSQVCRALEAAHSRGIIHRDVTPQNVMVLSRGGKPDFVKVVDFGLSKLSHRPGKKLTETGAILGTADYVAPEQVKGGDVGAYTDVYSVGVLTYELVTGAPPFQADNTFATMLLHLEAPVEPPSLRVPELGLPPRLDALLLRALAKEPRERPSMAGFRAELEALVLGADSSEVTAERVTPTRMPRAVSPPPVHDAAPKRWRWAVVGGVLVALAVGAGLMGRGAPAPAVAPVARVEAPAPTPRPVVRARIPVVSVPSGATVRVGDRVLGVTPLELDASNGPWLFELEGHAPLTVERLPSNGRIEVSLKKLPAAPVSEPPASKLKKVRELKPNPFD